The DNA window GAAAAGCCTTATTGAGAGTGTCAATGATGGATGATGCTTTCGAAGATTTCATTGTCATTACAACAGAATATTATTGGCATTGGGATTTAAAAGGGACAGGCTTGAATGTTTGGGAATACCGAAAAGTTATGGAGAAAATGATGCAAGCTGGTGGACTAGAATATTATGCTACCGATGACCCTGAGATTAGCTCTCACCCAGCGAACTGCCTAATGGCCAAAATCGGTAGCCGGGTCGATAACGAGTCAATCCAGAAATTCGATCAGTTACGTTTTATGAACCGTTATATGTATTGATTTAACACAAAGGGGGTGCTCATATGTTAGTGGAAGAAATTATGAAAACGGACGTTCATACGCTCACGTCCAACCAAACTGTGCAAGATGTTATGGACTTATTCAAAGACAAGCGAATTCGCCATGCACCTATTGTTGATGACGGGAAAGTAGTCGGCATTGTAACCGATCGTGACTTAAAAGATGCAGTTCCTTCTCGATTTACCGTCTCACCAAAAGGTGAACCTTACAAAAAAAAAGTAACAGAAATTATGACACCTAATCCGGTTACAGCACATCCGCTCGACTTCGCAGAAGAAGTAGCCATGATTTTCTATGAGCAAAAAATTGGTTGTATCCCAGTAGTCAGCAACCAGAAACTTGTCGGCTTTCTGACCGAAACAGATCTTTTGTACACCTTTATTGAACTAACCGGCGCACACCAGCCTGGTTCACAAATCGAAGTGCGCGTAGAGAACCGATCAGGAATTCTATACGAAGTTTCAAAAGTATTTCATCAACAGAATGTCAATGTGCTCAGCGTCCTCGTTTACCCCGATAGAGAAAATAATGCCAACAAAATTCTGGTTTTCCGAGTCCAGACGATGAATCCACTTGCAATTATCAATAATTTACGAAAAAACGGATTTGACGTTTTGTGGCCAAGTATGCCACAAGTGAACGAATGAAACACGCTGTATTCGTCTTTTCAGAAGATCAATTGGGGTATAAATTTTCTGAAACACATCCATTCAACCAGAAAAGACTCGTCTTAACGATTGATTTATTAAGAGAAATGAACGCGCTTCCAAAAGATTTAATTGTCCCAGCTCGCATTGCAACCGATGAAGAATTATTACTAGCACATGATGAACGTTATATTGATATTGTCAAAAAAGCGAGTCGCGGTGAAATCACACCAGAAGCCGGTGAAAGTTATGGCATCGGCACAGACGATACGCCCATTTTTGAAAATATGCATGAAGCGAGTGCACGTCTAGTAGGTGGGACGCTAACCGCTGTGGATTATGTCATGGAAGGAAAAGCACAGCATGCATTAAATCTAGGCGGCGGTTTGCATCACGGTTTTCGAGGTAAAGCATCCGGGTTTTGCATTTACAATGACAGCTCGGTTGCTATCAATTACCTAAAAAGTAAATACAATGCACGGGTGCTCTACATTGATACCGATGCTCACCATGGCGACGGTGTGCAA is part of the Planococcus kocurii genome and encodes:
- a CDS encoding acetoin utilization AcuB family protein — encoded protein: MLVEEIMKTDVHTLTSNQTVQDVMDLFKDKRIRHAPIVDDGKVVGIVTDRDLKDAVPSRFTVSPKGEPYKKKVTEIMTPNPVTAHPLDFAEEVAMIFYEQKIGCIPVVSNQKLVGFLTETDLLYTFIELTGAHQPGSQIEVRVENRSGILYEVSKVFHQQNVNVLSVLVYPDRENNANKILVFRVQTMNPLAIINNLRKNGFDVLWPSMPQVNE